A region from the Streptomyces sp. 3214.6 genome encodes:
- a CDS encoding PLD nuclease N-terminal domain-containing protein: MLRYLPFLLVLALWIYAFIDCLNTPEEEVRGLPKVVWVIIILLFGEVLVGPIAWLVAGKVRHAPGGGATPGPLSSGRHGHPAKFVAPDDNPEFLKSLKADNDNDEKLLKDWEADLRRREEELKRREAGEDPKDN, translated from the coding sequence ATGCTCAGGTATCTGCCGTTTTTGCTGGTCCTGGCGCTGTGGATCTATGCCTTCATCGACTGCCTGAACACTCCCGAGGAGGAGGTGCGGGGGCTGCCGAAGGTGGTGTGGGTCATCATCATCCTGCTCTTCGGCGAGGTGCTCGTCGGTCCGATCGCCTGGCTGGTGGCCGGGAAGGTGCGGCACGCGCCCGGAGGCGGGGCCACGCCGGGACCCCTCTCGTCGGGACGCCACGGCCACCCCGCGAAGTTCGTCGCGCCGGACGACAACCCCGAGTTCCTCAAGTCCCTGAAGGCCGACAACGACAACGACGAGAAACTCCTCAAGGACTGGGAGGCCGACCTGCGCCGCCGCGAGGAGGAGCTGAAGCGCCGCGAGGCGGGCGAGGACCCCAAGGACAACTGA
- a CDS encoding ArsR/SmtB family transcription factor, whose protein sequence is MVSVEHSASSAKESGVAERSVSHRAAPEHAHPDDVPVLTALAALADPVRLTLVRELAGSPEWTRACGSFDVPVGKAALSHHFAVLRGAGLVEQRDEGPRRVNRLRREEFDARFPGLLALVLRRD, encoded by the coding sequence ATGGTTTCTGTCGAACACTCGGCAAGCAGCGCGAAGGAGTCGGGCGTGGCAGAGCGCAGCGTCAGTCATCGGGCCGCACCCGAGCATGCCCACCCCGACGACGTCCCGGTCCTGACCGCGCTCGCCGCGCTGGCCGACCCCGTACGACTCACCCTCGTCAGGGAGTTGGCGGGCTCGCCCGAGTGGACGCGGGCCTGCGGCAGCTTCGACGTGCCCGTCGGGAAGGCGGCCCTCAGCCACCACTTCGCCGTGCTGCGCGGGGCCGGTCTCGTCGAGCAGCGCGACGAGGGGCCCAGGCGGGTCAACCGGCTGCGGCGGGAGGAGTTCGACGCCCGCTTCCCCGGGCTGCTCGCCCTCGTCCTCCGTCGCGACTGA
- a CDS encoding quinone oxidoreductase family protein: MRAIEFQQYGGPEVLEAVEADVPEPGPGQVSVDVAYAGVNFADLKARAEGYRVPALPFRPGLELSGRVRAVGDGVTGLSVGQEVTALTQSGAYAEVAVAEAATVFPLPQGVDLRTAASLLTVLPTAYALVHTVGRLQPGESVLVQGAAGGIGTVAGQLAKAAGAGAVYGVVSSAAKAEYARGHGYDEVFVGDFEKAVRAATGERGVDLALDPVGGETLKASLASLAVFGRLVSFGNASSAEPWQVGQPELYPTGLSVGGFSILTLARTAPSELRTLVERALAKAADGTVSLPVTAQFALAEAAQAHRLMGARKSTGKLLLKV; this comes from the coding sequence ATGCGCGCGATCGAGTTCCAGCAGTACGGCGGCCCCGAGGTCCTGGAGGCGGTGGAGGCGGACGTGCCCGAGCCCGGCCCCGGCCAGGTGAGCGTCGACGTGGCCTACGCCGGGGTGAACTTCGCGGACCTCAAGGCACGCGCGGAGGGCTACCGGGTCCCGGCGCTGCCGTTCCGGCCCGGACTGGAGCTCTCCGGCCGGGTGCGAGCGGTCGGCGACGGCGTGACCGGGCTGTCCGTGGGCCAGGAGGTGACCGCCCTGACGCAGAGCGGCGCGTACGCGGAGGTGGCCGTGGCCGAGGCTGCGACCGTCTTCCCGCTGCCGCAGGGCGTCGACCTGCGCACGGCCGCGAGCCTCCTGACGGTGCTGCCGACGGCGTACGCCCTGGTGCACACCGTGGGCCGGCTGCAGCCGGGCGAGAGCGTCCTGGTGCAGGGCGCGGCCGGCGGGATCGGCACCGTCGCCGGCCAGTTGGCGAAGGCGGCGGGCGCGGGCGCGGTGTACGGCGTGGTGTCGTCGGCGGCCAAGGCCGAGTACGCCCGCGGCCACGGCTACGACGAGGTGTTCGTCGGCGACTTCGAGAAGGCGGTACGGGCGGCGACCGGCGAGCGCGGGGTCGATCTCGCCCTGGACCCGGTGGGCGGCGAGACGCTGAAGGCCTCCCTGGCCTCCCTCGCGGTCTTCGGCCGCCTGGTCTCCTTCGGCAACGCGAGCTCCGCCGAGCCGTGGCAGGTGGGCCAGCCGGAGCTGTACCCCACCGGCCTGTCGGTCGGCGGCTTCTCGATCCTCACGCTGGCCCGGACCGCCCCCTCCGAGCTGCGGACGCTGGTCGAGCGGGCGCTCGCCAAAGCCGCCGACGGGACGGTGTCCCTGCCGGTCACCGCACAGTTCGCCCTGGCGGAAGCGGCCCAGGCACACCGGCTGATGGGGGCCCGAAAGAGCACCGGCAAGCTGCTGCTGAAGGTCTGA
- a CDS encoding LysR family transcriptional regulator — protein MELRLLATFEKVSAVLSFTRAAAELNYAQSSVTSQIRTLEDSLGVELFDRLGSRIRLTEAGERLLPYARQLRELAEEARVAVTGPQEPSGALAVGTMESLTSYRLPPLLELFHHRYPKVRLSLRPTLGDETRQALRQGTYDLGFLMEAETEHAGLEAEVLAVEPLALVASPRHALAGKELATADLVRQPLLATEPGCAYRDLFERELRSADPDVQFMEFGTIEATKRAAAAGLGISLLPEVTVAAELAEGTLLRLAWEPPFTLRTQLAWRAGKRLPAHARLFLEQARRLVAEQG, from the coding sequence ATGGAACTGCGGCTGCTGGCCACCTTCGAGAAGGTCTCCGCCGTCCTGAGCTTCACCCGGGCCGCGGCCGAGCTGAACTACGCCCAGTCCAGCGTGACCAGCCAGATCCGCACCCTGGAGGACTCCCTCGGCGTCGAGCTCTTCGACCGGCTCGGCAGCCGTATCCGGCTCACCGAGGCGGGTGAGCGGCTGCTGCCCTACGCCCGGCAGCTGCGGGAGCTGGCCGAGGAGGCGCGCGTCGCGGTCACCGGCCCGCAGGAGCCCTCCGGCGCGCTCGCCGTCGGCACGATGGAGTCGCTGACCTCCTACCGGCTGCCCCCGCTCCTCGAACTCTTCCACCACCGCTACCCGAAGGTCCGCCTCTCGCTGCGCCCCACCCTCGGGGACGAGACCCGGCAGGCGCTGCGGCAGGGGACGTACGACCTCGGATTCCTGATGGAGGCGGAGACCGAGCACGCGGGGCTGGAGGCGGAGGTGCTGGCGGTGGAGCCGCTCGCCCTCGTCGCCTCGCCGCGACACGCCCTCGCGGGGAAGGAGTTGGCAACCGCCGACCTCGTACGGCAACCGCTCCTCGCCACCGAACCGGGGTGCGCCTACCGCGACTTGTTCGAGCGGGAGCTCAGGTCCGCCGATCCCGACGTGCAGTTCATGGAGTTCGGCACGATCGAGGCCACGAAACGCGCGGCGGCGGCCGGCCTCGGGATCTCGTTGCTGCCCGAGGTGACGGTCGCCGCCGAACTCGCGGAGGGGACGCTGCTGCGGCTGGCCTGGGAGCCGCCGTTCACGCTTCGCACGCAGTTGGCGTGGCGGGCAGGGAAGCGGCTTCCGGCGCATGCCCGACTGTTCCTCGAACAGGCGCGGCGGCTCGTGGCCGAGCAAGGGTGA
- a CDS encoding DMT family transporter, whose amino-acid sequence MVLSGTLGVFVVESGASPFNVVFFRVLFGALALGTYVVSRGWLRDHGFTPRTLSLAVLGGVFIVFNWVFLFQSYENTSISVATVVYHTQPFYVVLLGALLFRERLTAAKVGWIVVAFAGLILVSGVRPSDFTSGGTYLTGVGQALLAALLYGLSTLVTKRITGVRPHLIALVQVVVGIPLLLPFADFGAMGGTGADWGWLVGLGVVHTGLMYVLMYAAYAQLPTAKIAVLAFTYPAVAMGMDWLVYGHHIGLVQALGVPLIVTASLRVTLARPRAAAPVRGTVGHAPEAASLPATPTACEA is encoded by the coding sequence ATGGTGCTCTCCGGCACCCTCGGCGTCTTCGTCGTCGAGTCGGGCGCGTCGCCGTTCAACGTCGTCTTCTTCCGCGTCCTGTTCGGCGCGCTGGCGCTGGGGACGTACGTCGTGTCCCGCGGCTGGCTGCGCGACCACGGCTTCACGCCCCGCACCCTCTCACTCGCCGTGCTCGGCGGTGTGTTCATCGTCTTCAACTGGGTCTTCCTCTTCCAGTCGTACGAGAACACGTCGATCTCCGTCGCCACGGTCGTCTACCACACCCAGCCGTTCTACGTCGTGCTGCTGGGAGCCCTGCTCTTCCGCGAGCGGCTCACCGCCGCCAAGGTCGGCTGGATCGTCGTCGCCTTCGCGGGTCTGATCCTCGTCTCGGGCGTCAGGCCGTCCGACTTCACGAGCGGCGGAACGTATCTGACGGGCGTCGGGCAGGCCCTCCTCGCCGCGCTCCTGTACGGCCTGTCCACCCTGGTCACCAAGCGGATCACCGGCGTACGCCCGCACCTGATCGCCCTGGTCCAGGTCGTCGTGGGCATCCCCCTCCTCCTCCCCTTCGCCGACTTCGGCGCGATGGGCGGGACCGGCGCGGACTGGGGCTGGCTGGTCGGGCTCGGTGTCGTCCACACCGGGCTGATGTACGTCCTGATGTACGCCGCCTACGCCCAGCTGCCGACCGCGAAGATCGCTGTGCTCGCCTTCACCTATCCGGCGGTCGCGATGGGCATGGACTGGCTGGTGTACGGCCACCACATCGGCCTCGTCCAGGCGCTCGGCGTGCCGCTGATCGTGACAGCGAGCCTCAGGGTCACCCTTGCTCGGCCACGAGCCGCCGCGCCTGTTCGAGGAACAGTCGGGCATGCGCCGGAAGCCGCTTCCCTGCCCGCCACGCCAACTGCGTGCGAAGCGTGA
- a CDS encoding menaquinone biosynthesis decarboxylase: MAYDDLRSLLRALEREGDLKRVKAEVDPYLEVGEIVDRVQKSGGPALLFENVKGSSMPLAMNVFGTDRRLLKALGLKSYEDISDKIGGLLRPELPQGFVGVREAFGKLGAMAHVPPKKVKAGDAPVQEVALYGDDVDLDALPALFTWPQDGGSFFNLGLTHTKDPESGIRNLGLYRLQRHDKRTIGMHWQIHKDSRNHYQVAARKGEKLPVAIAFGCPPAVTYASTAPLPGDIDEYLFAGFIAGRRIEMVDCKTVPLQVPAQAEVVIEGWLEPGEMLPEGPFGDHTGFYTPQEPFPALKIDCVTMRKRPLLQSIVVGRPPTEDGPLGRATERFFLPLLKIIVPDIVDYHLPESGGFHNCAIVSIDKKYPKHAQKVMHAVWGAHMMSLTKLIVVVDSDCDVHDLHEVAWRALGNTDYARDLSIVEGPVDHLDHASYQQFWGGKAGIDATKKWPEEGYTRDGGWPEMVLSDPETSERVTRRWKEYGL, translated from the coding sequence ATGGCTTACGACGATCTTCGTTCCCTGCTCAGGGCACTGGAACGCGAAGGCGACCTCAAGCGCGTCAAGGCCGAGGTCGATCCGTATCTGGAGGTCGGGGAGATCGTCGACCGGGTCCAGAAGTCCGGTGGCCCGGCGCTGCTCTTCGAGAACGTGAAGGGGTCGTCGATGCCCCTCGCGATGAACGTCTTCGGGACCGACCGGCGGCTGCTCAAGGCCCTCGGCCTGAAGTCGTACGAGGACATCTCCGACAAGATCGGCGGGCTGCTGCGCCCCGAGCTGCCGCAGGGGTTCGTCGGTGTGCGCGAGGCGTTCGGCAAGCTCGGCGCGATGGCGCACGTGCCGCCGAAGAAGGTGAAGGCCGGCGACGCGCCCGTCCAGGAGGTCGCCCTGTACGGCGACGACGTCGACCTCGACGCCCTGCCCGCCCTCTTCACCTGGCCGCAGGACGGCGGCTCCTTCTTCAACCTGGGTCTGACGCACACCAAGGACCCGGAGAGCGGGATCCGCAACCTCGGCCTGTACCGCCTCCAGCGCCACGACAAGCGCACGATCGGCATGCACTGGCAGATCCACAAGGACAGCCGCAACCACTACCAGGTCGCCGCGCGCAAGGGCGAGAAGCTCCCCGTCGCGATCGCCTTCGGCTGCCCGCCCGCCGTCACCTACGCCTCCACCGCCCCGCTCCCCGGTGACATCGACGAGTACCTCTTCGCCGGGTTCATCGCGGGCAGGCGGATCGAGATGGTCGACTGCAAGACCGTCCCGCTCCAGGTTCCGGCGCAGGCGGAGGTCGTGATCGAGGGCTGGCTGGAGCCGGGCGAGATGCTCCCGGAGGGCCCCTTCGGCGACCACACCGGCTTCTACACCCCGCAGGAGCCGTTCCCGGCCCTGAAGATCGACTGCGTGACGATGCGGAAGCGGCCGCTGCTCCAGTCGATCGTCGTCGGCCGGCCCCCGACGGAGGACGGCCCGCTGGGCCGGGCCACGGAACGTTTCTTCCTGCCGCTCCTGAAGATCATCGTCCCGGACATCGTGGACTACCACCTGCCCGAGTCCGGTGGCTTCCACAACTGCGCGATCGTCTCGATCGACAAGAAGTACCCCAAGCACGCGCAGAAGGTCATGCACGCGGTCTGGGGCGCTCACATGATGTCGCTGACCAAGCTGATCGTGGTCGTCGACTCCGACTGCGACGTCCACGACCTGCACGAGGTCGCCTGGCGGGCGCTCGGCAACACGGACTACGCCCGCGACCTGTCGATCGTCGAAGGCCCCGTCGACCACCTCGACCACGCCTCCTACCAGCAGTTCTGGGGCGGCAAGGCGGGCATCGACGCCACGAAGAAGTGGCCCGAGGAGGGCTACACCCGCGACGGCGGCTGGCCCGAGATGGTCCTGTCCGACCCGGAGACATCCGAACGCGTGACGCGACGCTGGAAGGAATACGGACTGTGA